A stretch of Henckelia pumila isolate YLH828 chromosome 4, ASM3356847v2, whole genome shotgun sequence DNA encodes these proteins:
- the LOC140861171 gene encoding uncharacterized protein, with amino-acid sequence MIARIARGLESALAEQLKACLAQNMDVFSWSTKELAGIPVHLAEHKLNILPRSRPIKQKKRHFGTEKDKVIADQVRELLEAGHVKEVQFSTWLSNVVLVPKSTGKWRMCIDFRDLNKACPKDCYLLPRIDQLVDFTSGFELLWSHISKDDGKSFPKPIGQECRGIRGRYFGKSQTRDNFIFDLEETFGTLRRYGVKLNPAKCVFGVEWDVFGICSNRERNRGEAGESKDLKRDFITLIRQGDEANSLEGSGVGVVLISPTEEKTKVAVRLPHSKSNNEAEYEAVITCLKLAREAGAGHVIVYYDSQLVVQQVQGTFGIRERILQEYARLVRQQGEEFSSWSIEQIPREHNSEADTLAKMAASLTSIDIREVIQQSGLVMAIGEEAEEAWEGSWMTPLIGFLQTGILPEEEEVHEGCCGDHGGDLSLSRHTFLAGYWWPTLQQDARETVRTCEGCQRFGNFSHKPAAEFQVVWASCPFDHWGLDIVGPFSMGPEQKNFLLVAVDYFSKWVEAESLAKITEGAVLGFIRKNIVCRFGYPGSSSQKMEGSFRGGE; translated from the exons ATGATTGCCAGGATTGCTCGGGGCTTGGAGTCTGCTTTGGCTGAGCAGTTAAAAGCTTGTCTAGCCCAGAACATGGATGTGTTTTCCTGGTCTACCAAAGAGCTGGCCGGAATCCCGGTTCACTTGGCTGAGCATAAGCTAAATATCCTCCCGAGATCTCGACCTAttaagcaaaagaaaagacacTTCGGGACAGAGAAGGATAAGGTCATTGCCGATCAAGTCCGGGAGCTGCTAGAAGCAGGGCACGTCAAAGAGGTACAATTTTCTACTTGGTTATCTAATGTGGTGTTGGTACCCAAAAGTACAGGAAAGTGGAGAATGTGTATTGACTTCCGAGACTTGAACAAGGCCTGCCCCAAGGACTGCTATCTTCTGCCCCGGATTGATCAATTGGTGGATTTTACTTCTGGGTTCGAACTGCTCTG GAGCCACATATCAAAGGATGATGGAAAAAGTTTTCCAAAGCCAATTGGGCAAGAATGTAGAGGTATACGTGGACGATATTTTGGTAAGTCCCAGACCCGGGACAATTTTATCTTTGACTTGGAAGAAACTTTTGGTACCTTGCGAAGGTATGGGGTGAAGCTTAACCCAGCTAAATGTGTGTTCGGGGTAGAGTGGGATGTTTTTGGGATTTGTAGTAACCGAGAGAGGAATAGAGGTGAAGCCGGAGAAAGTAAAGATCTTAAGAGAGATTTCATCACCCTCATCCGTCAGGGAG ATGAAGCCAACAGTTTGGAGGGAAGCGGGGTAGGCGTGGTCCTAATTTCTCCTACCGAGGAGAAAACTAAGGTGGCAGTAAGGCTACCACATTCTAAGTCCAACAATGAAGCAGAGTATGAGGCAGTAATCACATGTTTAAAATTGGCCCGGGAGGCGGGAGCCGGGCATGTGATTGTGTATTATGATTCCCAGTTGGTAGTGCAGCAAGTCCAGGGAACCTTTGGCATCAGGGAGAGGATATTGCAGGAGTATGCGAGGCTTGTCAGGCAACAAGGAGAGGAATTTTCTAGCTGGAGCATAGAGCAAATCCCCCGGGAGCATAATTCTGAGGCGGACACCCTAGCCAAAATGGCAGCATCTCTGACTAGTATTGATATCCGGGAGGTGATACAACAGTCGGGATTGGTGATGGCCATAGGAGAAGAAGCAGAAGAAGCCTGGGAAGGATCCTGGATGACTCCCCTCATCGGTTTCTTGCAAACAGGGATCCTTCCTGAAGAAGAA GAAGTACATGAGGGATGCTGTGGAGATCACGGAGGGGATCTGAGCTTATCCCGGCATACTTTTTTGGCAGGATACTGGTGGCCTACTCTACAGCAGGATGCCCGGGAGACGGTCAGAACGTGTGAAGGATGTCAAAGGTTTGGGAACTTTTCTCACAAACCAGCGGCAGAGTTTCAGGTGGTGTGGGCGTCTTGCCCTTTTGATCATTGGGGTCTAGACATCGTAGGGCCTTTCTCTATGGGTCCCGAGCAAAAGAATTTCTTGCTGGTTGCAGTGGATTATTTTTCTAAATGGGTGGAAGCTGAGTCTTTAGCAAAAATCACTGAAGGAGCTGTGTTGGGGTTTATCCGAAAAAACATTG